Proteins from a single region of Argiope bruennichi chromosome 6, qqArgBrue1.1, whole genome shotgun sequence:
- the LOC129971765 gene encoding uncharacterized protein LOC129971765: MSFSTMKIKWNFNPPTAARWERMIRMLKEMLRRIWGQKSIDYEELETLICDCEATINSRPLTYIENNSEGLRALTRACFLQGIPNSDKTDLDEIDMHKGCHNREVSLNVGDAILLETDGKRFHWPLGIVYEVLPKADGHSRIARQKDKNTNTQLPAIPVVSDQDSTEDDDYITKVAPDVVTKAGRRIKIPNRLNL; the protein is encoded by the exons ATGTCGTTTTCCACtatgaaaattaaatggaatttcaacccTCCAACTGCTGCAAGGTGGGAGCGGATGATCCGCATGCTAAAAGAAATGCTACGGAGAATTTGGGGCCAAAAGAGTATTGATTATGAAGAATTGGAAACTCTTATATGTGACTGTGAAGCTACAATAAATTCCAGGCCACtcacatatattgaaaataattcagaagGTCTAAGGGCGTTGACACGTGCTTGTTTCTTGCAAGGCATTCCTAATAGTGATAAAACTGATTTAGATGAAATCGACA TGCATAAAGGCTGTCACAACAGAGAGGTATCTTTGAATGTTGGTGATGCAATTCTCCTTGAAACTGATGGAAAACGCTTTCACTGGCCACTAGGAATTGTATATGAGGTCCTCCCTAAAGCAGATGGACATTCAAGAATTGCCAGA CAAAAGGACAAAAATACAAACACTCAACTTCCTGCAATTCCAGTTGTTTCAGATCAAGATTCCACTGAAGATGATGATTATATAACCAAAGTAGCTCCTGATGTTGTCACTAAAGCTGGTCGACGCATTAAAATTCCCAATAGACtcaatttataa
- the LOC129971142 gene encoding uncharacterized protein LOC129971142, whose translation MPGLGRYPCPSCPYVAGNRRMLARHAVLIHSEKVFKCPVCPFITRYAANWYRHKRDLHGLSKSANCEVCGFFASSTAELAQHTEAEHPEHLQLEKYEDKYAREKLRLSGGGIEELPPEPITIIEEGDSPLEFDQSAVSEEHQLVNEDNHESITFSLPTNGLLEANGEELSANGSEEEKSPIKVAMNSDVEPSSDTLGPLKVKRSYNCDRCGLLTSNPREYLYHLRNTHGERISVFECKYCIYASKHVQKLQRHCGLVHRQLITKDPEYQKQLEAQKEKRSRPGMNRLTAASLQPNTSIGNSALKTANSVASNKPARTRGPLPFRCSLCPYQTRNKGFLLHHEKTVHLKKRFYRCLQCGYVTNEKGRYTKHIKYHSLPKMQCEYCFFKTAYKWNMDRHMKNHEEGAEGAFQCTECNFTTSTKQSFKAHVTNHHNNSSAENFLDQHEDMNGDNDESGEWEDIDSIPDQVEENQVLPDENVSMESYDYTDSRDNSDTVWKDGKAYQKTLQCKLCDFKAAWPFEMKKHEENHRSQKKHPCPLCGMRFEHIAWLTKHLRRVHEDNSQAKNIAAAFDLLKPARRRPGKEYTADAVLPMFQEVLKQNNVSNNKVQEPPKNSMLSTLLNKPLQPLPPVSVNKFSAPYKSKALASAANMSRQLRISNFYGRTSANETSSMAVSNAKSKNVPTCNVCGYKTRWISELQRHMRVHSQEKPFHCPKCKYHCKWKGDLNRHLMKYHGIKVPSSNKKHGVPKLKLKKSSDIPSDDWQPVKQDIKRNQFSSSTPIRNSEEEAPLDLTTKDTFPHPYANSDSYDPYDFENFSSTIDEPIVDIETVSDGESSNFKSPLQHLRDVSYNIDDSSNPSSKRKYQCPYCPFGNTTASRFHVHIVQHFNRRPFMCSVCGYNSNWEWDITKHIRLKGCTDRYHNKACVLLTDESGRRNYEKYDKYLVDINQPPPTVFTRLPEPNGIPDMDKYRLSDHSNNRLLQVDQPNKNCSYDFRNIGSNFEDTPENIVVTPDINIPDQSDIMEPQQNFYGDQSDMVDGTSERFYDAKNFFCKHCDFKHSTKRVVISHLSIHAGIKPFRCRACGITSNWRHVIVRHVKDAHNGYMHEVEDRISYIQEGFGLRLTSVNINNQDSGINSPRIQTPQFGCKICPYKCDKEVYMKFHMKQHRPREGAIYRCDYCPYFVKFKKTLTRHLKLHNPLSPNDTAAENFEDDEIKQDMFESQSSMDNNVGNVYDFYDNQVNDSPDDSIAISFDTLNQYTNSESMSPQKIKRHICESCPYKTDNKTQYLYHKQFHRPNPSAPFKCSVCTYWATMQHLLTQHMKVHSESEGETETSTPKEQNIEKSPVDKQELESDWTEKMSVVYVKRGDLIVKMFKCKFCPMMNKKKANVRVHQKMHGVTVNNGKFACSYCDYQCLNQGGLTNHLKIHQKVPEKEAYIEENIMEQSSKASDSNNDETGPSRKKSISYFCDKCPAHFKTSHDLNNHSKFHGSSFPYPCTHCDYRARHKPHLYQHIAVHSPEYQAKRNAAARLSETDSSLSVDPMMDTTEIPVVKKIDQMLLLEASELNTAMKKTGEAANLLHRCMICNAPFIKTSTLTYHISLHGSDGEFKCSQCDYAVNRSSNLTIHSQIHPKKKPPPKPKKLPLRNWPCKHCPAVFYKQDRFERHLNLHGKNYRFACEHCDYSVRFAANLIKHRALHVAKPDAENNLSSAKVSDDSASVATSPSATAKPLAENTNFLECEEKKITYICDRCPYFQNRRDAVQSHQRRHWYKDGFKCPYCDYTSMQSGFVQSHIKMHIQPHQLFPAQAFMKYESFKIFCKDDGEDVLLFDDQVMMKEKQSDTYHEGKKKRRKTEESGEKRKIRKLSTDSTSMDSNSSDSVNKPKVPVVMLSDILSDKDLRKWAPKLKIPKLKITKCTDSNSSEKIYSKLNISYDGEDKLQTTLSKPVPSLVVKISKVESSSKSDKAVYSVSTKTSVTSEHSTSMIIKKDPVENTVSSDPDPVIQKPDSALSVPADSDAQPDNSVSDTKDSENENKDLGSSNDEILNEVEDSKNLLSSIDESDRKSEESFSSDTVPEVSDVLCDKLSVLSDLSFGKNLPLTNGETDSHITNGLGLLPEEIAVEL comes from the coding sequence ATGCCAGGTTTAGGAAGATATCCATGCCCTTCGTGCCCTTATGTTGCTGGCAATCGTCGCATGTTAGCTAGGCATGCTGtattaattcattctgaaaaagttttcaaatgtcCTGTATGTCCATTTATCACCCGCTATGCTGCCAACTGGTATAGGCATAAACGGGACTTACATGGACTTAGTAAAAGTGCAAATTGTGAAGTATGTGGTTTTTTTGCCAGCAGTACTGCCGAACTTGCTCAGCACACAGAAGCAGAACACCCAGAGCACCTGCAGCTGGAAAAATATGAAGATAAGTATGCCAGAGAGAAATTGAGACTGAGTGGAGGAGGAATAGAGGAGCTACCACCTGAACCAATAACTATAATTGAAGAAGGCGATAGTCCTCTTGAGTTCGACCAATCAGCAGTCTCTGAAGAACATCAACTTGTAAATGAAGATAATCATGAATCTATTACCTTTTCATTACCAACAAATGGTTTACTAGAAGCTAATGGAGAAGAGCTTAGTGCCAATGGTTCAGAGGAAGAGAAATCGCCCATTAAAGTGGCGATGAATAGTGATGTAGAACCTTCTTCTGATACTTTGGGACCACTTAAAGTAAAGAGGAGCTATAACTGTGATCGGTGTGGGTTATTGACTAGCAATCCCAGAGAATACTTATATCATCTTCGCAACACACATGGTGAAAGAATAAGTGTGTTTGAATGCAAATATTGCATCTATGCTTCTAAACATGTACAGAAGTTGCAGAGGCATTGTGGGTTAGTCCATAGACAGTTAATAACCAAAGATCCTGAGTATCAAAAACAATTAGAAGCTCAAAAAGAAAAGAGGTCTAGACCAGGAATGAATAGACTTACTGCTGCTTCTTTACAACCCAATACATCTATTGGCAATTCTGCTTTGAAAACTGCTAATTCAGTTGCATCAAATAAACCTGCACGAACTAGAGGACCATTACCTTTTCGGTGTTCTCTTTGTCCATATCAGACAAGAAACAAAGGATTCTTGCTGCATCATGAAAAGACTGTTCATCTGAAGAAAAGATTTTATCGTTGTCTTCAGTGTGGTTACGTAACAAACGAGAAAGGTCGTTATACAAAGCATATAAAGTATCATAGTTTACCTAAAATGCAGTGTgaatattgttttttcaaaacaGCCTATAAATGGAACATGGACAGGCATATGAAGAACCACGAAGAGGGAGCTGAAGGTGCATTTCAATGCACAGAATGCAATTTTACTACTTCTACTAAACAGTCATTTAAAGCCCATGTCACTAATCATCATAACAATTCATCAGCCGAAAATTTTCTAGATCAGCATGAAGATATGAATGGCGATAATGATGAGTCTGGTGAATGGGAAGATATAGATTCAATTCCAGATCAGGTTGAGGAGAATCAAGTATTGCCAGATGAAAATGTATCTATGGAGTCCTATGATTATACCGATTCCAGAGATAATTCTGATACCGTATGGAAAGATGGGAAAGCTTACCAAAAGACTCTTCAGTGCAAATTATGCGATTTCAAAGCTGCTTGGCCATTTGAGATGAAAAAACATGAAGAAAACCATAGAAGCCAGAAAAAGCATCCTTGTCCTCTTTGTGGCATGCGGTTTGAACACATAGCTTGGCTAACGAAGCATTTGCGCAGAGTGCATGAGGATAATTCACAAGCTAAAAATATTGCTGCAGCTTTTGATCTCCTGAAGCCAGCTCGTAGAAGGCCTGGTAAGGAATACACCGCTGATGCAGTTCTTCCGATGTTTCaagaagttttaaaacaaaacaatgttTCAAATAACAAAGTACAAGAGCCCCCAAAGAACTCAATGTTGTCTACTTTATTGAACAAACCACTTCAGCCACTTCCCCCGGTATCTGTTAACAAGTTTAGTGCTCCATATAAGTCAAAGGCACTTGCCTCAGCTGCAAATATGTCTCGGCAGCTGAGAATATCGAATTTCTATGGAAGAACTTCAGCAAATGAGACATCCAGTATGGCTGTGTCTAATGCGAAATCAAAAAATGTACCTACTTGTAATGTGTGTGGCTACAAGACTCGGTGGATTTCAGAATTGCAGCGACACATGAGGGTACATTCTCAGGAAAAGCCATTTCACTGCCCCAAATGTAAATACCATTGCAAGTGGAAAGGTGATTTGAATCGCCACTTGATGAAGTATCATGGAATTAAAGTGCCATCATCTAACAAAAAGCATGGAGTccccaaattaaaattaaagaaatcatcTGATATACCATCTGATGATTGGCAACCTGTTAAACAAGATATTAAGAGAAATCAATTTTCATCATCTACTCCTATTAGAAACTCTGAAGAAGAAGCTCCTTTGGATTTGACAACTAAAGATACTTTTCCACATCCATATGCAAACAGTGACTCATATGAtccttatgattttgaaaatttctcctcTACAATTGATGAACCAATTGTGGATATTGAAACTGTGAGTGACGGTGAATCATCAAATTTCAAATCGCCTCTGCAGCATTTACGTGATGTATCATACAATATTGATGATTCTTCCAACCCTTCTTCTAAGCGTAAATATCAATGCCCATATTGTCCTTTTGGAAATACTACAGCTTCTCGATTTCATGTTCATATTGTGCAACATTTTAATAGAAGACCATTCATGTGTTCTGTTTGTGGTTATAATTCCAACTGGGAGTGGGATATCACTAAACATATACGTCTGAAAGGCTGCACAGATAGATATCATAACAAGGCATGTGTTCTCTTAACAGATGAATCTGGCCGTAGAAACTATGAAAAGTATGATAAATATTTAGTAGATATAAATCAGCCTCCTCCGACAGTATTCACTAGACTTCCCGAACCAAATGGTATTCCAGATATGGATAAATACAGACTGTCTGACCACAGCAATAACAGGCTCCTTCAAGTTGATCAACCAAATAAAAACTGCAGTTATGATTTCAGGAATATAGGCTCAAATTTTGAAGATACGCCTGAAAATATTGTTGTTACGCCTGACATCAATATTCCTGATCAGTCTGATATCATGGAACCTCAACAGAATTTTTATGGAGACCAGTCTGATATGGTAGATGGTACGTCAGAAAGATTTTATGATGCAAAGAACTTTTTCTGCAAGCATTGTGATTTCAAGCATTCGACAAAGAGAGTAGTCATTAGCCATCTATCTATTCATGCTGGAATAAAACCCTTCCGTTGTCGAGCTTGTGGTATTACTTCCAACTGGAGACATGTCATAGTAAGACACGTGAAGGATGCTCACAATGGTTACATGCATGAGGTTGAAGATCGAATCAGCTATATTCAGGAAGGCTTTGGATTACGATTGACatctgtaaatataaataatcaggATTCTGGTATTAACAGCCCCAGAATTCAAACTCCTCAGTTTGGATGCAAGATTTGTCCTTACAAATGTGATAAGGAAGTTTACATGAAGTTCCACATGAAGCAACATAGGCCTAGAGAAGGAGCTATATACAGATGTGATTACTGtccatattttgtgaaatttaagaAAACCTTAACTCGACATCTCAAGCTCCATAACCCCTTATCTCCCAATGATACAGCAGCTGAGAATTTTGAAGATGACGAGATAAAGCAAGATATGTTTGAAAGCCAATCTTCTATGGATAATAATGTTGGTAATGTGTATGATTTCTACGATAATCAAGTTAATGATTCGCCTGATGATTCAATTGCTATCTCTTTTGACACACTTAATCAGTATACTAACTCTGAATCAATGTCGCCTCAAAAAATCAAGAGACACATATGTGAAAGTTGTCCTTataaaactgataacaaaacccaATATTTGTATCACAAACAATTTCACAGGCCAAATCCATCAGCTCCTTTCAAATGCTCTGTCTGTACTTATTGGGCAACTATGCAGCATCTTCTTACTCAGCATATGAAGGTGCATTCTGAGTCTGAAGGGGAAACTGAAACTTCTACTCCTaaagaacaaaatattgaaaaatcaccTGTCGATAAGCAAGAGTTGGAAAGTGATTGGACTGAAAAGATGTCTGTTGTTTATGTAAAGCGAGGTGACCttatagtaaaaatgtttaaatgtaaattctgtcctatgatgaataaaaagaaagctAATGTAAGAGTTCATCAGAAAATGCATGGAGTTACAGTGAATAATGGTAAATTTGCTTGCTCATATTGTGATTATCAGTGTTTGAATCAGGGTGGTTTGACAAATCATCTTAAAATACATCAAAAGGTTCCTGAAAAAGAAGcgtatattgaagaaaatatcatGGAGCAGTCCTCAAAAGCATCCGATTCTAACAATGATGAAACTGGTCCTTCTCGTAAGAAATCCATTAGCTATTTCTGTGACAAATGCCCTGCACACTTTAAAACTTCTCatgatttaaataatcattctaaGTTCCATGGATCATCTTTTCCATATCCATGTACTCATTGTGATTATCGAGCTAGACATAAACCTCACTTGTATCAACATATAGCAGTTCACTCTCCAGAATACCAAGCCAAACGCAATGCTGCTGCACGTCTGTCTGAGACTGATAGTTCATTATCTGTTGATCCCATGATGGATACAACTGAAATTCCTGTAGTGAAAAAGATTGATCAAATGTTGCTCTTGGAAGCATCTGAACTGAATACTGCCATGAAAAAGACAGGTGAAGCTGCAAATCTCCTTCATAGGTGCATGATATGCAATGCACCTTTCATTAAAACATCCACTCTTACATATCATATATCTTTGCATGGAAGTGATGGTGAATTCAAGTGTTCACAGTGTGATTATGCTGTAAATAGATCCTCGAATCTTACCATTCATTCACAAATACATCCCAAGAAGAAACCTCCTCCAAAGCCAAAGAAATTGCCTCTTCGTAACTGGCCTTGCAAACATTGTCCTGCTGTGTTTTACAAGCAGGATCGATTTGAACGTCACTTAAATCTTCATGGGAAAAACTATAGATTTGCTTGTGAACATTGTGATTATTCTGTACGCTTTGCTGCTAACCTTATTAAGCATAGAGCTCTTCATGTGGCCAAACCTGATGCAGAAAATAACCTGTCGTCAGCAAAAGTTTCAGACGACTCTGCTTCAGTTGCAACATCACCAAGTGCTACTGCCAAGCCTTTAGCTGAGAACACCAATTTTCTAGAgtgtgaagaaaagaaaataacttacATTTGTGATAGGTGCCCTTATTTCCAAAATAGGAGGGATGCTGTTCAGAGTCACCAACGACGCCACTGGTACAAAGATGGTTTTAAATGCCCTTACTGTGATTATACTTCTATGCAAAGTGGCTTTGTACAAAGTCACATAAAAATGCACATACAACCTCACCAATTATTCCCTGCTCAAGCATTCATGAAATACgagtctttcaaaattttctgtaaagATGATGGTGAAGATGTTCTTTTATTTGACGACCAAGTTATGATGAAAGAAAAACAGTCCGACACTTATCATGAAgggaagaaaaaaaggagaaaaactgaagaaagtggagaaaaaagaaaaattcgaaaattatctACAGACTCCACTTCTATGGACTCGAATTCATCAGATTCTGTAAATAAACCTAAAGTGCCTGTTGTTATGTTATCAGATATTCTTTCAGATAAAGATCTAAGAAAATGGGCCCCTAAACTTAAAATTCCCAAATTGAAGATAACTAAATGTACAGATTCCAATTCTAGTGAGAAAATTTATTCCAAACTAAACATATCTTATGACGGTGAAGATAAATTACAAACTACTTTGTCAAAACCAGTTCCAAGTCTAGTTGTGAAAATTAGCAAAGTAGAGAGTAGCAGCAAAAGTGACAAAGCTGTGTATAGTGTTTCCACCAAGACATCAGTTACCTCGGAACATTCTACGAGCATGATCATCAAAAAAGATCCTGTTGAAAATACTGTTAGTTCTGATCCTGATCCAGTGATACAAAAACCCGACTCTGCCTTGTCTGTTCCTGCTGACTCTGATGCACAACCTGATAATAGTGTTTCTGATACAAAggattcagaaaatgaaaataaggaCCTTGGTTCAtctaatgatgaaattttaaatgaagtggAGGATTCTAAAAATCTTCTGTCATCAATTGATGAAAGTGATAGGAAGTCAGAAGAATCTTTTTCTAGTGATACAGTTCCTGAAGTAAGTGATGTTTTATGTGACAAATTAAGTGTATTATCAGATTTATCTTTCGGAAAGAATTTGCCTTTGACAAATGGTGAAACTGATTCTCATATAACGAATGGTCTTGGCTTGTTACCTGAAGAAATTGCAGTTGAACTGTAA